One Aphidius gifuensis isolate YNYX2018 linkage group LG3, ASM1490517v1, whole genome shotgun sequence DNA window includes the following coding sequences:
- the LOC122852822 gene encoding uncharacterized protein LOC122852822 produces the protein MATLTRDFIQQRRRSVRQALSVITDMTTLSVSTVPRNASDLNISINGRYSWSPAPSPDELVIQKRGRRRRTIVWSPEVDKKRDSLLSNNLNDRTPVKSTSRLSMHNHNTPRKRLVLDDNDKNDYLTPEQQIKKINSINEQKQYNGNLINGLRGLSNDQLVKVIMDLVSMQEDGAIKPDEQLRDVIMKRMPVADIQPLKETLNSLRQNVFGSLVSSDDKSEEDAFERASVYLDAYEKTLHEQGEKLITSQHWTSVMQYVFAAWSITKELPVWPHQHNTVHKCYGYLTTFAKNALLNGSFTDSALEVFSTKMETMSHDCEDMRICLQIAKDMIRTC, from the exons ATGGCAACTTTAACAAGAGATTTTATACAACAAAGACGAAGATCTGTTCGTCAAGCACTTTCTGTTATAACAGACATGACGACTCTTTCAGTATCAacag ttCCAAGAAATGCAagtgatttaaatatatcaataaatggaCGTTATTCTTGGAGTCCAGCACCAAGTCCAGATGAGCTTGTTATACAAAAACGTGGTCGTCGTCGTCGTACAATTGTTTGGTCACCAgaagttgataaaaaacgtGATAGTTTAttaagtaataatttaaatgatcgTACACCAGTTAAAAGTACATCAAGATTATCAATGCATAATCATAATACACCACGTAAACGTCTTgtacttgatgataatgataaaaatgattatttaacaccagaacaacaaattaaaaaaattaattcaataaatgaacaaaaacaatataatggtaatttaataaatggtcTAAGAGGATTAAGTAATGATCAATTGGTTAAAGTTATTATGGATCTTGTATCAATGCAAGAAGATGGTGCTATTAAACCTGATGAACAATTACGTGATGTTATTATGAAAAGAATGCCTGTTGCTGATATACAACCATTAAAAGAAACTTTAAATTCATTGAGACAAAATGTTTTTGGTAGTCTTGTTTCATCTGATGATAAATCAGAGGAAGATGCATTTGAACGTGCTTCAGTTTATCTTGATGCTTATgag aaaaCACTTCATGAACAaggtgaaaaattaattacctcCCAGCATTGGACATCAGTTATGCAGTATGTATTTGCAGCATGGTCAATTACCAAGGAACTTCCAGTATGGCCACATCAACACAATACTGTCCATAAATGTTATGGATATTTGACAACGTTTGCCAAAAATGCATTGCTCAATGGATCATTTACTGATTCAGCATTGGAAGTATTTTCAACCaa aaTGGAAACAATGTCTCATGATTGTGAAGATATGAGAATTTGTCTACAAATTGCTAAAGATATGATTCGTACTTGTTAA
- the LOC122852791 gene encoding U3 small nucleolar RNA-associated protein 4 homolog: protein MTSCKVHNVRFYNLAPRAITNLCYEKNSKKLALSRDDCSIEIWNVTNVPFLESTIPGNDDDESIESLVWIDSKRLLSCGTDGMIIEYDLKKLKLKYKVAVTGGQAWCMDINPDKTRIAVGTEGGYINTFTVNDDSLIYEKIFDKQKGRILCLKWDKTGEMIFTGSTDTVRVWNAISGHAIHKMLTSREQTKKETIVWCLGVTADNHIASGDSRGVLSLWNPITGFLIESHESHIADILALAVSDDSNVIYSAGVDPVVRSFSRVVLKSSDRPQWVKGIERRLHVHDVRALLEYDGKLYSAGVDGYLAQSSYPPKMLIKYPPLLSTPCVTVCRKSRCVMLRYIDSLELWRLGSPNTSISLKPGSLYQLDEEPMKLLKIETKRGESILSYAITKDSKIIVYSTDTHVRVFNFDVIDGVGSLSKNDNDITLDRIQNMIFSPNNKLFIAINNNGNDNEINIFKVEKKIFKAEGKFITSEHKIDNIALMCFSPDNKYFICADRIGNIVVYIINDNFINGKPEFWQLPKYSCSPTAIAVQNLTLNMVVVYSDHKVIEYNLLKRQYTDFSNQLQHRIPTQWLSRPFPITNVTFDPNNDNIIIVHDDTTVYVINKNNDFSERLTKISKFGAADDDSNSASSFNGQHNFQIVKKYKHLVHLESLNSGEMVAVEVNPITLTEKLPPSLKYKSFGTS from the exons atgacaagttGTAAAGTTCACAATGttagattttataatttagcaCCAAGAGCTATAACAAATTTATGTTATGagaaaaatagcaaaaaattgGCACTTTCAAG agaTGATTGTTCAATTGAAATATGGAATGTAACAAATGTTCCATTTTTGGAGTCAACAATACCAGGTAATGATGACGATGAGTCAATTGAATCATTGGTATGGATTGATTCAAAACGTTTATTATCATGTGGTACTGATGGTATGATAATAGAATatgacttgaaaaaattaaaattaaaatataaagtagCTGTTACTGGAGGACAAGCATGGTGTATGGATATTAATCCTGATAAAACACGTATTGCAGTTGGTACAGAAGGTGGTTATATTAATACATTTACTGTTAATGATGATTcattaatatatgaaaaaatatttgacaaaCAAAAGGGTAGAATATTGTGTTTAAAATGGGATAAAACTGGTGAAATGATATTTACTGGATCAACAGATACTGTTAGAGTATGGAATGCAATATCTGGTCATGCAATACATAAAATGTTAACAAGCAgagaacaaacaaaaaaagaaacaattgtATGGTGTTTAGGTGTAACTGCTGATAATCATATTGCATCTGGTGATTCACGTGGTGTATTATCACTATGGAATCCAATAACTGGATTTCTTATTGAATCACATGAAAGTCATATTGCTGATATACTTGCATTAGCTGTATCTGATGATTCAAATGTTATATACAGTGCTGGTGTTGATCCAGTTGTTAGAAGTTTTTCAAGAGTTGTACTTAAATCAAGTGACAGACCACAATGGGTTAAGGGTATTGAAAGAAGACTTCATGTACATGATGTTAGAGCTCTTCTTGAGTATGATGGTAAACTTTATTCAGCTGGTGTTGATGGTTATCTTGCACAATCAAGTTATCCACCAAAAATGCTTATTAAATATCCACCATTATTATCAACACCATGTGTTACTGTTTGTCGTAAATCACGTTGTGTTATGTTACGTTATATAGATAGTCTTGAATTATGGCGTCTTGGTTCACCAAATAcatcaatatcattaaaacCAGGAAGTCTTTATCAATTAGATGAAGAaccaatgaaattattaaaaattgaaactaAAAGAGGTGAAAGTATATTATCATATGCAATAACAAaagattcaaaaattattgtttattcaaCTGATACACATGTTagagtatttaattttgatgttattGATGGTGTTGgatcattatcaaaaaatgataatgatattacACTTGATAGAATtcaaaatatgatatttagtccaaataataaattatttattgctattaataataatggtaatgataatgaaattaatatttttaaagttgaaaaaaaaatatttaaagctgaaggtaaatttattactagtgagcataaaattgataatattgcaCTAATGTGTTTTTCAcctgataataaatattttatttgtgctGATAGAATTggtaatattgttgtttatattattaatgacaattttattaatggtAAACCAGAATTTTGGCAATTACCAAAATATTCATGTTCACCAACTGCAATTGCTgtacaaaatttaacattaaatatggTTGTTGTTTATTCTGATCACaag gTCATTgagtataatttattgaaacgTCAATATActgatttttcaaatcaattgcAACATAGAATACCAACACAATGGTTATCACGTCCATTTCCAATAACAAATGTAACATTTGAtccaaataatgataatattattattgttcatgATGATACAACAGtatatgttataaataaaaataatgatttttctgAACGTTTGActaaaatatctaaatttgGTGCTGCTGATGATGATAGTAATTCTGCATCAAGTTTTAATGGACAACacaattttcaaattgtcaaaaaatacaag cATCTTGTTCATTTGGAATCATTAAATTCTGGTGAAATGGTAGCTGTTGAGGTAAATCCAATAACTCTAACTGAAAAATTACCACCatcattaaaatacaaatcatttggaacatcataa
- the LOC122852832 gene encoding chromosome transmission fidelity protein 8 homolog, with protein MIVSIKRNDSELSEWVMIELQGELERASSDPRSGEFIGDLHYNKSGIPILIIGMHMILGKETKLDKPLAVLEKKSVKDDDDNDCYIVKSIIRKKLIFRGRPKPIVSDVPLSI; from the exons ATGATTGTCTCCATAAAAcg AAATGATAGTGAGCTATCAGAGTGGGTGATGATTGAACTTCAGGGTGAATTAGAACGAGCATCATCAGATCCAAGAAGTGGTGAATTTATTGGTGATTTGCATTATAATAAATCTGGAATaccaatattaattattggaaTGCACATGATACTTGGTAAAGAAACAAAGCTTGATAAGCCTTTGGCtgttttggaaaaaaaatctgttaaagatgatgatgataatgattgtTACATTGTCAAATCaatcattagaaaaaaattgatttttagaGGAAGACCAAAGCCAATTGTCAGCGATGTTCCACTGTcaatataa
- the LOC122852828 gene encoding uncharacterized protein LOC122852828: protein MAEDEKQDIEEKKILHEEVKIKIDKINYSRQTERPRGTVCFDNIRKDLIKRERIAQSTWHQRFGHLSGENFKKVLSNECKNLGIPIDTFERKLNKQNDTDNKSIIMIKSSPIIPKTSSAFIGWRSSLPKYNLEYFGKLYVSPVQTIEPPIKPNEFRIDKQTFIYLG from the exons ATGGCAGAAGATGAAAAACaagatattgaagaaaaaaaaatactccatgaagaagttaaaataaaaatagataaaattaattattcaagacAAACAGAACGACCAAGAGGAACAGTTTGTTTCGATAATATTcg CAAGGATTTAATTAAACGAGAAAGAATAGCTCAATCAACATGGCATCAACGTTTTGGACATTTATCtggtgaaaattttaaaaaagtattatcaaatgaatgtaaaaatttagGTATACCAATTGATACATTTGAACgtaaattgaataaacaaaatgacactgataataaatcaataataatgataaaatcatCACCTATTATTCCAAAAACAAGCTCAGCATTTATTGGCTGGCGTTCATCATTACCAAAATATAATCTTGAGTATTTTGGAAAACTCTATGTATCACCAGTTCAAACAATTGAACCACCAATTAAACCAAATGAATTTAGAATTGATaaacaaacatttatttatcttggataa
- the LOC122852834 gene encoding small nuclear ribonucleoprotein F, producing the protein MAATMPINPKPFLNGLTGKSVMVKLKWGHEYKGYLVSVDGYMNLQLANTEEHVDGVATGNLGEVLIRCNNVMYIRGVEEEDEEGEMKD; encoded by the coding sequence aTGGCAGCAACAATGCCAATTAATCCAAAACCATTTTTGAATGGTCTTACTGGTAAATCAGTCATGGTCAAACTAAAGTGGGGTCATGAATACAAAGGTTATCTTGTATCAGTTGATGGCTACATGAATTTACAATTGGCAAATACTGAAGAACACGTTGATGGTGTTGCAACTGGTAACCTGGGTGAAGTTTTGATAAGATGTAATAATGTCATGTATATACGTGGtgttgaagaagaagatgaagaaggcGAAATGAAAGATTAA
- the LOC122852826 gene encoding uncharacterized protein LOC122852826 yields the protein MANENKQEYHRASNAVVYGGLIMFIGGIFLWISFMSPYWLESYDGTFREFKSMGIWQYCFEDFRYPYYQFDKLFNGCHAIYSTEYHVIREWLLPAWLLIIQIFCTLAFLLSFFAQGVIALTLVRIPLRLVLRYEWMMSSVASVCSATSAALLFFSVLIFPTQCWRRDWLMYPKMNHLSWSWYFAIVALILHAVAALMLYLDACQGYKMRKESRNLVVQMQPNPRSNQSSLHRMGYI from the exons AtggcaaatgaaaataaacaagagTACCATAGAGCATCAA ATGCTGTAGTTTATGGTGGTTTAATCATGTTTATCGGTGGAATTTTTCTCTGGATATCTTTCATGAG tccATACTGGCTTGAATCATATGATGGAACTTTTAGAGAATTCAAAAGTATGGGAATATGGCAATATTGTTTTGAAGATTTTCGATATCCATATTATCAATTTGACAAGCTATTCAATGGATGTCATGCAATCTATTCAACAGAATATCATGTTATACGAGAATGGCTATTACCAGCTTGGCTATTgatcattcaaatattttgtacacttgcatttttattatcattttttgcaCAAGGTGTTATTGCTTTGACTTTGGTTCGCATTCCATTAAGATTAGTATTGCGATATGAATGGATGATGTCATCAGTTGCCTCTGTATGTTCTGCAACATCag CTGCATTGCTGTTTTTCTctgttttaatatttccaACACAATGCTGGCGTCGAGATTGGCTTATGTATCCAAAAATGAATCATTTATCATGGTCATGGTACTTTGCAATTGTTGCATTAATTTTACATGCTGTTGCTGCACTCATGCTGTACCTTGATGCATGTCAAGGATACAAAATGCGAAAAGAATCAAGAAATCTCGTTGTACAAATGCAACCAAATCCAAGAAGTAATCAAAGTTCTCTTCATCGAATGggttacatataa